Below is a genomic region from Indicator indicator isolate 239-I01 chromosome 2, UM_Iind_1.1, whole genome shotgun sequence.
CTCAGTGCAAGGCCTAAAAGATTTTGAAGCTgtagaaaatatttcaagttcGTTAAATACTCCTAGAATGCGATAGCACAGTTCAAGCCATGAAAATAAATGTTGATACAAAGCTATTTTTACATAATGACTATTAATTGCAAAGTTCTCCTGGGCAGCAAATTGTAACAACTGTAGcaccaggagaagagaaattgCTTTGATTCAACATCCCAGCATGTATCTCCAGATTataaaaacccaaatcaaaccaacTCCCCACCGTCTGAATGTAACTACTTCAAAGAGGTCTTTATTATATTTTAGATTATTAGCCAGCTCAATCCTTCCACAGCTTCATTTTATGCCTCATACTTTACCATTTCATATCTAGGTTGAAGACTCTTTTAGTTGATCTATTTAAATGGTTTCATTGTCTCATTTGTTTTTTACTAATTATGTACCACCTTTCAAATCAGGGCAGCTGGAACTTTCAAATACTTCTTTTTCCCCACAATGGCCTTTaaaaaggtttctttttcttcacataTTACTAAGCATTTTCTTTATGGTcaacaaaaagcagaagcattttGTCTCTTTCAagctcttcatcttttttttttttttttttcaaatttcttAAGATTTTTAGTCacaaaattcaaaacaaaacaaaaaaaatttactctCACAGAAGTTTCctgggaaataaaagaaacataCCACAACGATCACTGAACTGACAACAGTAAATTCTGAGTAATTCCCATGAGATAATGTAAATTACCACAACCCAACTATTTCACAACTGCAGCGGGGTGACCAATCTCAAAATGCCCAAATTAGAACATTTACTGGAAAATTAAAAACCCTGTCTAAAATATGAGGTTTTGTTCCCAGTAAattgctgctcctcctgcaaaaAGGTGTTGTTTACAGCTACTGACACCAGCTCACTAGAGCAAATCTCAATTGAAAGTCACTAATTAGAATTAAAATAACTAAACTTGAACCTGCCAGacaacagaggaaaagaaaacattgctgctgcctggctaTCCTTGCTTACACTAAATGTTTCCCAGTGTTattctgaagaaggaaaatgttgtATTCTATATTCCAAAGaaactgaaaaccaaacccagaaatcACCTCACCAATGGAAGCACTTAAGTTTTGTGAGCCCAGCACTTTACCTGTTCTGCTGTACAGCTTCACAATACAGTACATGAAGCTTCGTTCACCTTGAAATTATTTCTATTCTAACTCGTATTTCTATAGAGTTGGTAAATGGATGTCTTCAGACCATGATATCTGTACTCTCTCCCACTGCAAGCTCCCTGTGAGGAATGAAGGGAGTTAAAAACTATGGAGCAGGAAGCATGATAAATTCCAAAGCCAGAAGCACCGGTATAACTCATTGCTACTGTCAGAGTTCTAATCAAGTTttgctattaattttttttcacagatacTCTAGTAATTGTTCCTGAAAGAATGAAATGCAGAAGCATACACATCAAAGAAAGGTGAAGAGGTTTAAAAATCTTTGTTGCTTATAAAATTAGCAGCTAGACAAGGTTTATCAACTgcatgcagcagctggaagaagaAACCGCTACAGTTCTGTGAAAACAGACACCAGCATGACTAAACAGAGATCAGAAATTACCTCAGTGTGGAACAACACGCTGCCGTGTATATGTTACTACATTTTGTAATTGGAGTTTGGGTGGGTTTCCTGTCATCTCGGtaaatgaagagagaaaaattactAACCATGACCTCTAGTGGATGCACTGACTAAAAATCACAGCAGAGCCGGCAGAATTCTCCTGAGGGGAACGTGGACATTTACTCGAATCTCTCTCGAAATAGTTTTTAGAAGATACAAATAGGGTTAAAAATAGCAGGGCTTAATCGCATTctccttaaaacaaaacaaaaaaacagaattaGTAGACAATTTATTTTGATACACCTATATGTGCCTTACAAATCTCATCTGAGAAACTAACATGGCAGCAACAAGAACGACTGAAACCCCCCCGACCCATAAAGACATACATCTATCTAGAGCCACAAAGATCGGGAATGAGGAAAATGCTCGTTTAACCTGGATGTCCTTTTACATGAACGACAAATCTTTGGCACTGGTGTTAAAAGGATATACTCACCTGCCCTGACAGCTCATTTGCAGCTGAAAGCACCTCAGTGAAAGGAATAACTGTGTCTTGGCTGATTTTACGACATGATGCTCCAGAAGATGTTAATAAGCCTAGAAAACACATCAGCCTGGCAAACTATCATATgcgggttaaaaaaaaaaaatagtaatgcAAATCAAAACTCCATGCAGATAACAtagtgaaatgaaattaaaatcaaaGCTTTGGAGGGCAGACAGGTTTGTACCAGCTGATGGGTGTTTTAATGTTGTAGGTAGGTATAGGGCACAAGTCCACAGAGAGCCGCGGAAGTACAGATGTGAGGTAGGGATGTGTCGAAGCAGGGAAGAAGGCTGAGGCATCCGACTCTTCCTGGTGTCCATACATTATgtgcagaggaaagagaaatgcCTCCTTATCCAAATGTGTATGGAAGAGAATGGGGCGTACAGGGGCCGGGCTCGGGAAAGAAACCATTATTTTGCGGGACAGCCCGGCGGTTCCGGCGAGCCGCTACCCACACCGCTCGGCCGTGCGGGGGCCCGGTGGCCGCCCCGGTGGGAAGTGCGGTGGCAAACAAACGAGACAGGAGCGACAGACGTTGGCAGCCAGTTGCCTTCGATCAGGAGGGAGCGGTGCCGTGCACAGACGCTTCACTTCGAGTTTTTTTGGGAGGGAACCCTGCAGAGTGTCACTTCGGTTTGGCGAACAACTTCACCCAAGTGCCGCTTTCGCGGGgcgggcagcagggctggtaaCAAGGCTGGCGAGTGTGGACCCTCGCCCACTGTAGCCCAAGCCCGCTACCCTGAGGTGCCCCCGCAAGGCCAGGTCCAGGGCGGCGGCCACGAGCGGCCGATAGCAGCACCCCACCCTGCAGTACGCTCCGCCATGTGCGCGGGCGGGGGAGGAGGCGTGTCTCCACTCCTCCACCGCTGCACCGCCTCCCGCTCGAGTGCTACCCGGCACTGCCGGAGAGGATCGGCGCCGGGCGCGGAGAGGCACGGCCTCACCATATCTACGGCCGTGCCCCCGCCCCGGCGGGTCTCTGCGGAGCCGCCCACCTGCTGGCACTAAGGCCGCGGCCGGACCTGCGAGGGGTGTTGCAGGGGAGCGCTGCGCAGCCTCCACCGCCCCCGATCTCCTGCGCGGCTGCCGGGGCGCCCGCAGCGGCGCCTCTCCCGCCCTTcctccccgccccgccgccaCTGGTACTAAGCGGCGCCGAAGCTGGGGTCGAGATAGCCTTTACTGGCCAAGCTGTTTCATTCTTCGACACCCTACCGTACCCTACAcgcccttccccttctccatccCGCCCAAGCCATGAACTTTGGCCGCGGCCCCTCGGTGGTGTTGAACGTCGGGGGCACCCGGTACTCTTTCTCCCGGGAGGTGCTGAAGGATTTCCCGCTGCGGCGCGTGAGCCGCCTCCACGGCTGCCTCTCGGAACAGGACGTGCTGGAGGTGTGCGACGACTACGACAGGGAGCGGAACGAGTACTTCTTCGACCGACACTCAGAGGCCTTCGGCTTCATCATGCTATACGTGCGGCATGGCCACCTGCGTTTCGTACCGCACATGTGCGAGCTCTCCTTCTACAACGAGATGATCTACTGGGGGTTGGAGGGCTCCCACCTCGACTACTGTTGCCAGCGCCGCCTCGACGACCGCATGTCCGAGACGTCCACCTACTACGCGGTGGAAGATCCACCCGGGGAGCCGTTTGGTGGCTCTGAAGGCAAGGGCCAGCAGCCGCAAGGAGCCGAAGGCGGGAAGTGGCtggagaggatgaggaggacTTTCGAAGAGCCCACGTCTTCCGTGGCCGCCCAGATCCTGGCCACCGTCTCCATCCTCTTCGTCATCgtgtccatggtggtgctgTGCGCCAGCACACTGCCCGAGTGGCGGGCGCCGGAGAACCGCAGcgtggaggagcagagcaggtacACAGCAGAGTCAGTGAGGGAGCCTTCAGGGTAGGAGGATGCTTTATTTTCCCGCTGTCCGGTCCCCGTGTGTCCCGTCCAGTGTGTCCTGCCCTCGTTCTGATGGCTGTAGTCTCCGCCGGCGAAAATCGCCTGCGCCCCTTCAAACACTGACCCGGAATTGGGAAGCCGAGGGGGGATGTCGGGTAGCTCTAGAGGAGCGGCGCTGCTCTGCCACTCCGGCTTGAACCGGGCTCTGCCCGCTGTCTCTGAGGGCAGGGGCCGGGTCTCGGGGTAGAGAGCGGGTAGCGGGGACCAGCGGGCAGGCTCGGATCTCGGGTAGGCAGAGCGCCGAGCAGGAGCTATCGGAATACGGCTTCCCGGCTCTGTAAGcgtgcctctgcctgtgcagggTCTTGGAGCTTTTGTTTGCCCGCTTTGAGGAGCCACGGAACTCTACCCACATAGAGAAGTTCAAACATTCGGAAAATCTTATTAGCCTTACGATTGTGGAGGAAACGGGAAATGAAGGCAATGtaattcccttctctttttccttttggaaaagCTCAATCCTGTATGGGCTCTGCCTAAATTCATAcaggtcctcctggagcagaTACAGTTCCAGCTATGGTTCTGCTCTTGTTAAGTCTTGTGTGGGAACAGCCTTGCCCCAATTCCTCTTTCCGACTCAGATGTGGGGGGCACAGGGGGTGACCAAGCTCTGTATTAAGCTCTTGCAAACACATCATATTAGCGCCCCAGTGTTTGAATGTAACAAATACTTGCatttcatttagaaaaaaaaggtgtaagCACACTAAACATTGCAAAACAGTTGCAGAAACCAAGGTATGGGGTATAAGGCTCAATTCCGACCTTTACTAGTATGAAACAAACACTTTTTCATGTCCTTTGTTTCTTCAGCTTAGGGTTCCATTGATGTAACTCTGCCAATTTAGTGTCATTGCCCTCTCCCTCTGTTCAGCAGAGAACAGAATCAAGACCACTCTGGATTTTTCCTATAAAGAAGACAGACATATAGAAAAAGAAGTaaacatttttcatcttttttagCTTTGCTGTTCTTTTAAAATAGAACAGTCAACACAAAGTTCTCAGCTTCTGCCTTCCAGTGAGATAGCAGCCTTGTCATTATGAAATCATCAGATTTTACCATGCAGTTAATTGGAATGTGATAAATTATATCCTACTAGCCAAATTAATTCCTTGGAAAGTATTTTTGTAGTTTCCATTAGCTTAATGGAAAACTGCACCTGTATTTCTCATTGTAGCTAAGCCAAGGAACTAATCGTATGAACAAAAAGAAAGCTGACACAAATGAGAAGCTGTTCATTTCTGCTTAGATTCGGGTATGTCGAAAGTTGCTCTTATAGGTTCTTCCAATTAGAAAAGCCTTACTTAAACTTTGCAAGGCTGTTTCAAAGGGTGGATGCTCTTTATTGTAAGGCAGCAAATTTCTTAGGTGTACCCCCAATAAACAGGGAAAAACAGGTGCATGCAGATGGTATGTACTACCATAGCCTTGCTCTTATCTTTGTTCACAGCGTAGGAGTCAATGACAATTTCGCTGAATAATTTCAGCTTGCAAAAGAATAAGGCATGTGATGTGTAATTTTTCTTGCATAGTGTCTTTGTTTTCAAGAATGTATGCATTATATACACACTGAATTTTACTTTTCTGAACAATTGCATATTGTGTACCAAGTGTTTGAAGGATTAAGTCCAAAATACTTCTAAGGTACAGTGTAGCCAAGCACTTCACAGAGTGCAGTGAGGGCTGCTTTTAATACCAGAAGAACCACTATCAGTGGTGAGTTTCTTCAATGCTGATTGTAGTACTATGCAattgcaacaacaacaaaaaactgtAAAAGTTGTGGTCGAACAGCTTCTAACCATCTTCTTGCAAAAGTCAGGCTGATTCGTTTCACATGTGACATAACCCGTGTCTTCACTCTCAAGAACTGATAGCAGTTCAATGGCAGTCACATGGAGACAGAGACAGATGTGTTCATTTCCTGTCTACAGCTGAACACCTGCTGTGGTGACCTTGTTCCCTTATGGGAACTTCTTTATTTATTGCATATGCTGAATCATGACAAACTACTTATACATGCCATAGGATTTGACATAACATGCCTAGTAGTCATCTGACTTTATTTCCCTTTGgttatatttcttttctttatcaTTACTTGATTTAAAATAAGTGAGATTTTCAAAACGGAAGTGGCTTATTTGAAAGTCTGACCACAGAAATCACACAGGAGTATTTGGGATTGTGAACTCTGGCAATATTGTCCACCTTAGAtgagaaagcttttaaaaatctggCTACTAGTTTCTGATACAATTAAAAGTTTGAAGTCAGATTCTGTCTTTTGTTTATTAACCAAGGTTCCTCGTTGAAACAAATTCTATCTAACATGATAAtacagtaattaatttttttcaagagaAATTGTCACATTAATACTCTATGCAAGTTTCGATTCACATGGCATTCTAATTATTACTGTGGAGACTTTACATTATTCTAAACCTGTATTTTGACAAATTTTAGAAATTGAAATTGAATGGTCTTATCTAGAATTCCTTAGGTTGCAGATTTTGGATGTAACCTGACTATTCAAATCAGAATAAGCCACTGCTTAGAAGAGGTGATAACTacctcatgaaattcagcaACTTTGATATTTTTGGTCTTTCACATGCTTACTAATAAAATGCCCTGTCCTTCCCCAGTTGTGTTACAGTTCAGATAGGTGCCACATGGATAATTTCTGTGGCTGAACTGTGGTAACCATCCTTAGAACCACTTCAGGCAGCTGTGTCTCCAGCTTACCTGAACATCATGTTTAGAAGGGAGGGGATTTCTAACTGTAATTTACAAAATCAGCCTCTTTAATGAGGTTTGCAGTAATGGTTGCTGCAGCTGCCATCTAATACCAGCTGTATTTATTTGTCTTGTATGAACACCTCTTCACCAGAAGAGGAATTGAATCCAGCAAACTTTTCTCAGAAACCATTATGATGTTAACACTTCATGGTGACCACACTCTGGAAGGCTGAACAGCCTACAGCTATTTGTCATCCTTTGGAGGGCAACAGAGAACTCCATGAATAAGGCAATTTAAAGACAGAGGGATGAGGAATCTAACCTCTGAATTTCACTCTTCTTACAGAGAGATTGCTTTTTGCAGGTCCATTCTCAGGATGAAGCATGAATTATTAAATTTCTTGCATTTTAAGatttctgctcccttccctgcttgGGCACGTTTCACTTACCAGAGCTAAAGATTTGCATCAGATTTACACAGTTTaggagcagacagcagggacacctgtcTTCCCTTCTGTTGTTTCTGGTAATTTCAAATAATCTTTGCTCTCCTCTGTACTGTGCCAACAAATCTATACTGGGAGTCTCTGTCCATACACTGATAATAAGCAAAATCTTCTGGGGAGAGCTTCTTAAGCCTGTAATAGGAAGTAATTTGAAGCTGCTTGACTTAACTGTTGGGCACAGTTCTATCTACCTGCTGTTGTTTTCCTAATGCAAAATAGGAGTAGCCTGTTAGCACAAGGGAGAGACTGTTGCCCATGCTAATCATGCTTTAATTTGTAATGAGAGAGTCACTCAGTTGTCAAGCCTATGTGATGGCTGTGGTTTTGAGCAAAAGCAGGTAAACACAGTAACTTCTCCAAACAGCATCTCTCAACGGATGCTAGTgagtttcttttcatgtttgcAGAACATCAGCTTAAAAAATTGGCATTTGTATTTTAGACACCAAAAAATCATTATTCCTTTATGGTGGTGGAATTTCAGGATGCTTGAATACTCACGTCCAAGATTTGTTAAAAAACAACTGGATAACTTCTTTCCTGGGAAagctctaaaaaaaaacccacattttttGCTAAGTTAAAACAGTAGACTGAAGGTAAAGGATGGAACTAAAGATAAGTTAATCATAGAACAActtaggttggaggggaccttagagatcatctactccaacctccctgccatgggcaaggatgcTTCTCAACTAGCACTTGactactcaaggcctcatccagcctggccttgaacacctccagggaggatcCCTCAGCAGCCTATTCCACAGTCCAACAtcgctgacaaagatgttaaacagcactggaccAAGTACAGATCCCTGAGGAATTCCACTTGTCATTGGTCTCCACCTGATATTGAaccattgatcacaaccctTTGAGTCCATCCATCTAGCCCATTCCTTAACCATCTGGCAGTCCACCTATAAAGTCTGTATCTCTCATTTTAGAGACAAGGATGTTGTACAGGATGGTGTCATATGCCTTACACAAGTCTAGGTagatgatgtcagttgctcttCCCATATTTACCAGAGCTGTAACTCTGTCATAGAAGGTCACTGGATTTGTCAGGCACGATTTGCCCTTTGTGAAGCCATGCTGTCTGTCACAGATCACCTTGTTAATGCACCTTAGCACAGTtatcaggaggatctgctccatgatcttgctTGGtacagaggtgaaaaaaaaaacacaaaagaaacccCATGGATGTGAATTCTAACAAATTTACAAGCTTtttgaaaaatagaaataacaCTGTCTGACCACAGGAGAACATTCATGAACTTAACACAGCTAGGTACCACTCATGTTCAGCATacacagagaagctgctgaggaCCCCGAGGCTCATGATGTTCATATCTGTGTATCCCCTGAGAGCCAGGAAAgatatttgccttttttcctggGGAGCGCTAGGTCATTACAGCCTCCCACATGAATAACTGGAGTTTTATTCATGAAGATATACTATAGCTACCAAAGCAGGGACAGGATGGAAGAAAAGGCAGTGAGGGTTTTACATGCAGGGAAACAGGCTGTGTCCACTGGTTCTGTGGCCTTTACTCAACAATGAGTTGGAAACCTTGCTGATTTCAAGAGGATTAAAAGTAAGACATTTGCTGAAATGACTTGGAGCCTTTATCAATAGGAATTTGATCATTCTGGCTACAGCTTGGGTGTTTTTCGGGTTTAATGTGCTTTACATGGAAATAGGCTTCAGCAACAATGTAACAAATCAGTGCTGACAGACTTTAGTCCTGTCATATACTTGTCCTTAATAATACTGTCTGTTTTCCTCATGTGTCCTGTTGTGCATGTTTTATTTACCAACTTAATAGATAACAGTGCCACTTGCAAATATTTTGGCTAGATTTCAACCAACTCATCAGGGGATGTTGGAAGTATACAAATTGGCATGCTGGGCTAAAGGATAATGCTAGGTTGAAAAACTGAAAGACATTCACAATATGATTTTATTAGTAGTAACAAACGAGTCTTGTTAAAGGTAGAAAAAATTTTTGAAGTGGTTTCACTCCTATCTAAAATCACTTACTCTGAAAGGAAGTTATCAGATGGAATAGAAAACTGAACAGTGATGAGATTACAGTGGAAATGAGGATTACAAAGGCTTCATTTTCCATTTGTGGACAAGACCCATTGAAGCAATTCTGAAAGACTCTGAAGTAGCAAGATGCTTAACATTTTGGGGATAAAACTTTCTTTCATGTGCTTAGGTCTGGGACAATGAACAGTAAATTTGAGCAGGAATAACCTGTAACTCAATAAAAGTTAGGACTTTTTCTCTGGTTATTTAGACACTTTTGGAGACTCTTCAAGGAAATATTGAAtgagtttgtttttaatttccccTCTCCATTTTGAATACCAGCTATTTTAAAATTGAACTGATGCAGggaaaaagcaaccaaaaaactGTGGTGGAAATGTATTAAAGCAGGTACTACATTTTACCAAGTAAAGCTCATTATATAATCATTTAGTTATAGATTTTAATGCATCATTCTTCAATGACCTGGCAATAAAAGGCAGCCTGTCCTGTGAATATGcagcaaatattttaagaatTAATTGAAAAAATGCAATAATTTTAGTTTCCTGTGTGCATGCATTTTATTTGGCTTTAACTTCATACTTGGTTAGTCCTCTTGAGGACTAACTGTTAAATTTGCTTTCCTTATTAGATGATATCTATCCATTAATAAGGTCAGCTATAAAAATAAGTCACTacaagaagagggagagggagactTTGATCCCTGCGCACCCAACAAAGTCGGCAGGGGAAGGTGCTGGGTCAGCTGGGCGTGTCACTGAACTTTTCTCCAGATAGTGGCTACTCGAAGGAGGAATACTGTGTTCCCACCATCCACCAAAATGGATATTTGTATCCAGGCCATGTAGGAATGCCACAGGCCATGAGGAATGCCACAACCTTTCACTGGCAACAAGGGGCAACACTGACTATGGCTACATGTGGTGTGAACAGGTTGATGACCTGCTCAGCTGGGTGACACTGATCCAAGATGAAGTGATGGAGCTCAGGGAAGAGGTGAGTAGGTTAAGAAACATCAGAGTGAGTAAGAGGGCAATTGATTATTTCCACAAACTGACCTCTACAAAAATGGAGTGGGAGGTAACTCTTAGTGGAGCAGAGGATCCCATATCCTCTCATCGGAAAGCCTCGCTGCCTTCCTGTAGTAATCCACAGGAGCAGAGTCAATGGGAACATGTTTCTGCCTGATGAAACAAATGGAGCCAGCGTGTTCATTTAAGAAGAGCAGCACCTGCAGTGGCCTTGCGAACAGGTAtgaagctctgcaggaggaactgtTTGTGAGCAAGAATGAGGGAAGGCCAGAAGTGCCACCAAGGCTGACTTGCCTCAGGCCAGACATCAAAACTGACCCTGAAGAGAAAAATTCATGAGTCATTGTAGTAGGAGACTCCCTGCTGAGGGAAACAGAAGGCCCAATGTACAGACCAAACCCACTCCATAGGGAGGTCTGCTGTCTCTGTAGAGCCCAGGTTAAGGACATCATAGGAAAACTTCCCACCCTGGTCAGGCCTTCAGATTATTACCCGCTTCTGgtttttcaggtgggtagtgatgat
It encodes:
- the KCNG3 gene encoding potassium voltage-gated channel subfamily G member 3 isoform X1; this translates as MNFGRGPSVVLNVGGTRYSFSREVLKDFPLRRVSRLHGCLSEQDVLEVCDDYDRERNEYFFDRHSEAFGFIMLYVRHGHLRFVPHMCELSFYNEMIYWGLEGSHLDYCCQRRLDDRMSETSTYYAVEDPPGEPFGGSEGKGQQPQGAEGGKWLERMRRTFEEPTSSVAAQILATVSILFVIVSMVVLCASTLPEWRAPENRSVEEQSRYTAESVREPSGIIEAICIGWFTAECIVRFIISKNKCEFVRRPLNIIDLLAITPYYISVLMTVLTGENSQLQRAGVTLRVLRMMRIFWVIKLARHFIGLQTLGLTLKRCYREMVMLLVFICVAMAIFSALSQLLENGLDLGTKNKDYASIPAACWWVIISMTTVGYGDMCPITVPGRILGGICVVSGIVLLALPITFIYHSFVQCYHELKFRSARYGRSLSAEFLN